ttcgaAGCCTGTTTAGTTaagtatgtgtttatttttcaaatgccaaaaaaagtgaaagtcaATTCCaggaaataataaatactattgaataaataatagattagataataataataagagatgtttgttgagcagcaaatcagcatattataataatttctgtaggttcgtgtgacactgaagactggagtaatgaagctgaaaattcaactttgcatcacaggaaaaaatgacatttaaaaaaattaaggagGAAAAATCTCATCTcagttgtgaaaaataaatttttccaCAATACTGTTTTAACTATTTTTGACAGACCAAATCTGAGGGAAACCACCGTATCATTTAAGTTTGAGCAAACCCaaacctaaacttttgaatgtatCATCTACGATAAAAAAGAAACATACACATGACATTTGAAATTTCTGCTTTACATTCTACATCTACATACATACCAACACAAGAATTCAAATGCAGTTAACTCTGAAGATCAAGCTCCTGATTTTAAGTTTGCACTTTATTTTGGCATTACAAAGTATTCAAGGTGATGTAGATTGAATAAAGATTCAAGATCATTACTCATATAGGTTCTGGAGCAGCATTCAGATGGGAGGTGGAAGGGCTGCATCCATGATAACCGCACAGGAAATGACAGAGTGGGCTACTTCCCCTCCAGCTTGGTGGAAGTGATCAGTAAGAGGCCTGGGACTGCAGGTAAGAGAGGACAACAGGCGGGTCAGTGCTGCCTCTTACTGAGACCTCACGCACTCACAGATGCACGATTAATGCTGATAAACTCACATGACCCTGATTCTGTTTACAGCCAGCTGTTCATGCTGCTCATGTGCACTGGATTGAGAGCCAGACAGGGCCATCtgctttaaagcaaaaaaaaaacaaaaaaacagggcAAATGTGGAGCAGCTTTAGCTCTTTTCTGATCTCCTATTGTTCAGTTCTTACAGCATTTTATTGCAGTCTGAAAGGAATCTGCTGATAATAGTGCCTCAAATAGTAGCTAGGTCTCCATCCAAACACAGACAGAACAGCAGAACTCATTGGAGCGCTCCCTCTGCTGGTCAACTCGAATTTAATAAACAATTGTACGTAATGGTGGGCAACTAGACCTTCTTAGTTCACACTGGCCAATAAGTACCTCTTTATCCATGCTAGAGAACCAGATTTTTAGGCTGATAGTattagagaagagaagagaagagaagagaagagaagagaagagaagagaagagaagagaagagaagaccCGTTAAACCTGACCTTAAAGATGTTTTCGCTTATCACTTATAGGAAGAACCTTTGGGCATCAGAAGACTTTTCTCTTTCCATCCAGAGGGTTTATGTCCGGTCCATGGCCTTGTTTGGGAATGAGAGCAGGGGACTAATCTTATGTGTTCATTGTGTCTCATGCTTCACTAAGCATCCACGTCTGTGTCTACATTTGCTGCTCGGTCTCTTCCACACATTCCATGTTTTTTGGCCCCGCTTTTTGTGCTTTAGAATATTTCAGGTCCTTTTTTTTTATAGTCCCTTATTTACTGAAATACTGAAGTTGCTGCAACTGATGTCATTTCtgttatatttatgtaattagtGAAAGGAGCATCTCATCTCCTCTGTGGTCACAGTGAACATAAATGGTCAAATTGCACACTCGCACGGCCACCCACACACAGACTTACTGAAAAGAGTCGTGCATACTGCATACTAAACCTCTCATTTGAGAAGATCACTCTGATCCTCCTCAGGCACTTTCATTTCCCTCAAAGCACCAGCTCATTTCCAATTCATTCACCTACCTTGCATTTCCACACATCGCTTCTATTTCAAatagatatatttatgtatattttaagtgTACGCACAGATAAAATTTGAAAGATGATATAGTTACATGCATTTCACTCCATTCACACTGAATAGCTCAAAATATAAAGCAagagttttttcttcttttgatttgtctctcatggtTTTGCATTCCGTGATCTTTGCGTTGAGTTAATTTCCTTCCCCTCTCTTATGtgtaattgttttgtttgttgtggtggtggtggttgCTGTGTTGTTGTATCTAGGTTCATGGAGTACAGTCACTTGTACCCAACAGTATCAAAAGATACAGCTCTGTGCGCCGGTGTGCGGCCCCGTGTCGCCCGCCGTTGCCATGGTGAATGGGGACTCGTATCATGAGATTCATATCCtgccgccgcctccacctccgcCACCACATTCCCATCTGCCACTTTTCACTTCCTTTGGCTATAACAGGTCCCCAAACACCTCAGGAGAGCCGCACAGTGGACAAGGTACAGATCCCCTAATCTGTCTCCACTGTATTATTCTtaatatcatttataataattattcacAAAGCTTTAAGGAATGTGTTAAATTACAGTAGTTCTCATTTGAATAGTCCGACCACGAACAATAACCAATTAGCTCCAATAATTCCTTAAAGTTTTctgaattaatacattatttttcctgaaattttccttatttacatttgagtttaattttattttctgacATTATTTtggttgttgattttttttttttttttagaggccAAGAATGACCAAGATTTGGCTAGTAAGTTCTTTTAACCAGCACAAAAGAGGTTCACGGCCTCTCTTTGTTGAAGCTGTTATCTCTCCTCTTTTACTCCTAAATCTCCCTGAACTTGGTGCTACATTTTCCCTCTCTGTGATGACCACACCTGGGATTCGCTCCACTGCCCCCTTCACTCGTTCTCTCTTTTACACGTGACGGGTGCACAGCCATCCTCTCACCTCTCCATACCTGCACaacatcagtctgtgtgtgtgccgTCGATCAACATCTGTCTGTTTCATCTCTCCCTTGTCTCAACTGAACTGATCTGTCCATTCATATACTAACTCTGATCCTTTCAGCGATTGTGTATCAAACCAAACTTTGATAATGGTATGGAGCATGTTGATATTCTTATGAACTCTGGGTCATTGTAAATTGGAATATGTTTGTGTCTGTTTAAGTTGTAGGTGATCAGTAATCATCAGGCTCATGTGGAATCAGTGCTCTTTCAGCTTTCAGCTACCAATGAAAGTTTGGTACTTTCAGTTCCCTTTAACACCATGTTTAAATCCATTATGAAAAATTACTCTGATTCTTCCCTTTAAAAGGGTGAAACAAATCTGCACATTCTGTCTGGGCCTGGTAATTTTGAAACAAaccctaaagggatagttcaccccaaaatgaagttCGGCATCATTATTCACCCTCACGTAGTTTCAAACCTAAATTACTTTCTTTTCTTCGAAACAAATAAAAGAAGATTCTGTTAAATGGTGTGTTTTGGTCCATACAATGAATTAGTGGTGTCCAAATAAACTTTGGTgcatgactttcattgtatggacataaACATACAAAAGTCTTATTTTGAGTTCACAAAAAAGACACGAGGGTGAATAAACGATGACAGAGTtgacatttttaggtgaactttccctttaacaatattttttaaaaagcctGGTGAGACTTTTCTTTGATTAGAGACAACTAATGTAAGatgttattgtatttatttgcatatgaTCACATTATTGTACATTTGTGGTTTGATGTCTTTAGAATCCTAATGAACTATATGCTCTTGTAATGCACTGCTACACCTTTTGTTTTTAGACCTATTTCCATATATAatcatgtatatattatatatgtcatacctatgtgtatgtgtaaatcaaggcatatatatatgtatatacacacatatacagtacatgtttcATGTACCTCTGTATATAACTGTTCATTTATATTTGTgttagatatacagtatatatatatgcgtgcttgccttatgtgtgtgtttgaaagggaGAGAAAGGCTTGCAGTCAACCAGACTGCTAAAGCGACATGGTTTAGACATAGTTTAGCCGTCCTCTTGCCTGACCTGTCCAGAAAACCTCTGATCCCAGGCAGGTGGCCAAGCCAGGGCACAGTTAATGATGGTTTCTGTGTTAAAGGTTCTCGCGGCTCAGAGTCCAGTCCACATGGCTCACCCACCCCAGCCGGCGGCAGCAGCGAGGAGATCTGGGTTCTGCGCAAGCCTGTGGCAGGTAACAGTAGGGctgccccctcttcctcctcctccttcactTCTTCTTCTCTCGTAATTCCCACTGCCTTGCCACGCTCCCGGTGCAGCTGCTGTACGCCTGACCTCAGAGACCTCCTCACCTGCAGGCGTGTAGGCGCATTGAAAGGCTCTCATTCGCTCTGTTAGAGCAGCATCCGTTAAGTCGTTTCCTTTGAGAACACACGTACAGATAATCCATCAAACTGCATTTTCAGTGAGGGCAGCATGGGCCTGAGTGTGTTTGTATTAGTGACTTTGCTAGCATGTCATGTGTCAGTCAGTCACCTTGTCTTTGGTCACCATTGTCATGTTAGTCTCTGTCATTCCGTGTGTCAGATCAGTGCATTGCAGAGGGGAAGTTCATAATGGTGCGACTGGAGGGATTCGGGGAGGTGTGGTCCGACTGGgctgactgtgtttgtgtgtttgtgtgtttgctggGGGCTTGTTGTTCCAGGTGGAGACCGCAGCAGTGTGGGCAGTTCAGGCAGCGTGGCCAGTGCCCGATCCTCTGGTAGTGGACAGAGCGCGGGCAGCGGCAGTATCCTTCATGCACAGGCAGAGGGTGCCAAGGTAAGCTATTTGACATACAAAGTGACTCAACTCCAATTGTTGTTTGAGAAGATGCCTGAAAGAACTTACTTATATATTGctggtttaaatggtttaaatagtGCCTCATATCTAGTAAAACTGGCAATAGAACAATCTCCAAGAACTGAGAAAAACAGGTCAGATTGTGCTAATGTGAACAAACACATCAGTCAAGGGTGTGTTTTCAAAAAGCATTGTTAGCTATTAGCTAACTATGGTTGTAAGTTCCATTGAGCTCTATTGGTAATGGTGGAACTTTTGACCaaagttgcttttgggaaacataCCACAGTTCAATTGTGTTTTGGAATTGACCCTTGACTGACAGGCAAGGGTCCTTGAGTGAGACCTTGACTGACAGGCGATCTGACTATCTTGAATCTGGCATCTTGAGGTGCTACAGTGATCTTTCATGAGACATTTAAGAGCaacaaaatggtatttattgtttgaatttctttagaGACCTTGTTTAATTCCAGAAGTAACCTGCTTTGTCTTGTCTGTCGGCGTGTTGTCAGTTTTCTCTTTGCTCTGTGATGTATTTTTTGCTGATTGAAAACATGGTGTGTGGAATAAGAGCAGCTTTGCTTCTCGGACACAGCAACAGTGACTAAGGAAGATTGGTTTGCAAAGGGTCAGTTGAACCAACCCAGCCAATGACCTAGATCAATGGTTCTCAACTCCAGTCCTGGGGACCCACTGCTTTGCACATTTAGTATGTCTTCCTAGTTTAACACCCctaattcagataatcagcttgttagGTGAGCGCTCCATGAACTCAACTGAGTGCATCAGATGAaagggttgagaaccactgtcctaaataatcataaataatgaGCTCAAACAAGCTAGAAAACATTTGAAGCTGGTCTCCCAGCCCCTAATTTCCGAGCAGAACAGTATGGTACAGTACGATTTAGGATGGTACACTCTAAACTGGCTTGCATTTCCACCATAAACAGTACCCTTACTTGATAAGAGTGGTGTATGCCAGAAAGTAGCGATCACCGCCATTCTTGCACAAAGAAGAAAACGCAAAGTGGTCTTTTTGTACGTGTTCAGAAATATCCATCTTATTTTAAGAGTAGACTCGGCCATTTGTTAATTGTATGTGTCTGGCTTCCGGTCTCATCCACATCCaattatttttagctgtacaaaataATACATCGATATGCTGCTTGTTGTATTAAAGCAGCATGTATTATCAATGTATTACAATGTATTATCGTAATTATCAAGAAATTGGTTTGTAgtgcagttttactgtttactgcaggttGTTATTTTTGTTCCCTATATACTTAAGCCCTGTATGTTCACACAAAGAACGATAATTATAAAGATATGACTCTtaaaatcattctcaatattaaaaaaTAGCAGAGTCCACAACACAGTTATGATGATAAATAGGCTCTAGATGGTTTACAAGGTCAGCCTTGACCCTACAAGTTCTCAGTCTAACTAAACCCACTTGGACCAACTAATCACTAtaaatgaccagcataaaccagctaGAACCTATGTAAAACCAACAATATCAAATGTTACTCTCAACCAGATTGATCAAGATGGTCTGCCAGGTTGACCTCAAACCAGCTTTACCCTGATTGTGATAAGCTTCAACGTTTTACACTTACTCATTCTTGCAAACCTTTATTCTTCAAAGCTGAACACGAGGGAGGTGAACTTGAAGTCCAACTGTCATAGATATGCATTGATATTTTCATGTTATTTCTTGTTCTGATGAGCTTTGTTCATTCTCTAGCTTCTGGCAACGGTTTTGTCCCAGTCTGCCAAAGCTAAAGAACACCTGCTGGAGCAGACCAAGTCTTTGGAGCACCCCTCTCACATGGCCAGCAACAAGGGTTAGTGGGAATTTCAAACAACTCTTTTGAGAAGAATCACACGAGAATCTCTTGTCACAAAGTCTctccatccaaaatgttttatCAGTTTTTTCACAAATTGGCTGCTTTTTCTGTGCCAGATGGTTGCACTGATAGCTGTGGGTGTAAGCATCGCAAAGATCTGATTGGCTAAGAGGAGTAGTTGGTCAGGGATTGGTTTGTGCCAAAGCACTGCTCCAATGTGTATGAATGATCTCATGGTTCTTCTAGGACCCTCCTCACGCAGTCAGAGTTTGTCAAGCTGTCCACTTCACGAGCAGCCGTATGGGGAGGCGGTGTCCCAGAGGAAAGGGGAGGTGCTGCCCGAGGGGAAGGTAAGGAGACTCCTACTCCCGCTCGAATCACACTGTCCCCTTACCTTTCCCTCAGACAAGCAAACACTTGCTCACGCACACATACGCATGCTTGCACTGGCATCTGCGCATCCAGGATGCTTTCCCAGCACTTTCTCTCACAGCTGGCATCATCAGTATTACGTGCTCTCGGTTGTCGTCAGGACACGGTGAGTTGGCTTCTCCACAGGCTTCCTTGCACGCTGTCCTCAGCTTCAGGTTTCTGTCAGCCGCTCTGTCTTATACTACTGTCTAATATTGACCGATTCCTTTCACTCTGATCTTTTCTGatcattcatttcattttctttgcTACATTTTGAAGTCCATTCCAATGGTTTTTGCCTTATTTGCAGTAATTGTCACCCTTTGATTTCTTTTCAGAGAGTACCCAACAATGTAgacttttgatttgaatgtggagtGTATTTTAGAGGGGATATGGTAATGGCACATATTCAAGGTTTAGACTGTCCACACTGAGACTTGTGAGTGTAGAGGATATGAGACTATAACGCTGATATTTTCGAGAAAGGTGTATCAACACAATATTAATATCACACTGTCTAGGTGTTATTATCCTTTATCCCATGAATGAGCTTGTATGTTGCAAACTGGTAATGCATATTTGACACTCGCcacttttgatttcatttttataattagcTGAAATCAGAAATTACAGCGTTTAGAGTCATATAACAGAGAAATTTGGCCGCCATATCTTTCTCAGCGGGACTTTGGAGCTGCTGAGTAGAGCTGCTCCATGCTGGACCAACAGGACTGAGGGCCATCTGTTCAAAACAACCCTATTTTCTTTGCTGCCCACGTCGGTTTTTGCCTCTCCTACACAGAATTACAGCACATCCTCCTACTTTCAGGGAAATGGCATTCCAAAGCAGACactccttttatttttactgaccCATTTGGTTCATAAGAGCCCTTATTTGCTAAAGCTTTGGCTTTTGATGCCAGAGCAGATACCTGGACCAAGAGCAATAATTTTAATTCCAGTATAATACCAAACAGAAGTAGGGgcaagttttaattatttatgaacTAATAAAGTTTAGTGGAGTTGAGACATTGGTCACTGGGACTAATGTTTTCAGTTTGTTGGCCTGGGGTCTGGTCCATTTTCCGCCACAGGACCCAAACAGTGATAGACTGCCACCTATCTTCTTTTCTAGAGCTCAGAGGCTGTTATCGAATGGCTGAGTGAATTTCAGCTGCAGGTCTACGCTCCAAACTTCATCAGCGCTGGCTATGACATTCCTACCATTAGCCGAATGACCCCAGAGGTAAGATTTGTCCCCCCCACCCCCTTAAGCCACCCTGAACTGTTCACATCACTCCCTTCTACCCTAAATGTTACACTAACAGACCCACTCAAAGCACAGAAAAGAAGCGAATCAACCAACAAATTATCCTCAAATTCCCAAATAAAATTGCTTACAGTGTGTCTGAAGCACACAGGTTTTATGAGAGTTCGAATTTTGTCCATAGCAAGTAGGAAAATCTCACCCAGAAAATCCCCCCAGACAGTGCCACTGTATTGGTTTGTCAAATATGTTTGTCTTTTCCTACTATGTTATGCTGGTATTTTGATGAATTACATAACTTCACAAGCATATGTTGTGATTTATGTACATGTTGTTGTGAGctactgtatgtatttttgtatatatgaTTAAAAGGCAATTTAAACAtctcataaacatatattttgtaGTAGCATTATTAATGgtcatttcattaatattatggaGTGTAAATCTGTTACTAAgtcaaaatcattacaaaacctGAAATTTATCTTTGAGCAATTGGAATTCCTGAAAGCAAGCTCATCTACACTCACTTAATTACATTAAACCACTGACTCCACAGGATTTATATGTGTCATTGCTGAAAGCAAAATTAACAGGGGGGTTCTGTTCAAACACTGAGGACATGATCAATTAggatatgtttatataaatatgtttaggGGTACTCTGAAAAGGCTTCTTTTCCTCACTTGTTCCAggtattgtttaatttttattttccatttcctttttttatttttatttttattttgcatctgCTTCTATCATTCTGGCACCTTTTGGCAATCAGAGTGTTTGATGTGTCTGATTTTAAGTGTTTGATCATTtatgtgtaaatgtaattttgcatataatgtttttgtgtaaatgtTCATATGCACGGAATATATGGCACTTGGTTTAGTGTGTTTGTAAATTTTAGGGTGCTGAAATGTGATTGGCTTGTTTAGGGGCtcctatatattttttcaggatttaacAGCTATTGGAGTAACCAAACCAGGACATCGAAAGAAGATAACCTCAGAGATCAATAAGATCACTGTTAATGAGTGGCTGCCTGACCAAAAACCAGTGAGTTtaacacacaaccacacacacacattgaaacatccagatgtttatttttataatttgtaattcAATCTACAGGCGAGTCTTGGAGAGTGGTTAGCTATGATTGGGTTGAGTCAGTATCACCAAGTCTTAGTCAAAAATGGATACGAGAACATTGACTTTATCACTGACATCACGTGGGAAGACCTTCAGGAGATTGGCATTACCAAACTTGGTAAGatagtcacacacacaaacttctgTTCTTTCCACACTGCTTGGCCATAGTGGTTTACTCTTTCTCTATCCAAATTTACCTAGGAcaccagaagaagcttatgcttgCAGTGAAGAAGCTGGCAGAGATCCAGAAGGCCTCTGACGGTCGCAACACATTGCGTAAAAAGTCCCCAGTTACTCAGGAGGTGATGGCTATTGAGAGCCCACCCCACGACAGCGGAGAGTGTATGTCCCCTAAAATGACCACGTTCCAGGACAGTGAACTGAGCGGGGAGTTACAGGCTGCTCTGACACGCCCTGCAGATGTGCAGAATGGCGCAGAAATGAGAACAAACAGCAACTTGGGAGCACAACACAGAGCCCGCAGTCTGCATGAGAGCAGTATGAACAAGAGCCGAGACACAGAAGAGCCTAGTGGGCCACCCAAAAAGGAGGCACGTACTATGCGCCAGAGCAGCCAGGGGGGCCAGAGAAGTGTCTCATCGACACAGCCGAAACTGAATCAGTCTTATCCCCAAGGTAAAGGACCGCCCTATACTCCACCACAAACGCCCACCAAAGCAAAGCCTCCCACTTCACAGACGGAGAGCAACCCACCAAGTAAACAAAAACCTAGCTCTCAGCTGCATCAGCAGACTGAAAAGCCCATGACACCTCGTGCTCACCCCCAATCCCCCACTCAAAGGTCCCATCCACACCCAGCATCCCAGCCTGTGGAAACTAAGGAGGTTGCACCTCAAGGACCTGCTGTCTCAGTTCCACTCCTGTGCCTGCCTCCAGAAGGCGACGAAGTTTGCGATGAATATGGTCTGCCTAAGAAACGTGCCCACAGCCTGAATCGCTATGCTGTGTCTGATGGTGAACAGGAGCGAGACGAGCTAAATGTGCCAGATTCAGGAGGAAAGTATGCCACAGTACAGAACCGGGTGGGTCGCAGTAACTCAATGAAAGGGCAAGCagacaaaaatgtcaacagaagCCAGTCCTTTGCACTCAGACAGAAAAAGAAGGGTCCTCCTCCACCTCCCCCCAAACGCTGTAGTTCAGCCATCTCAAGCTCCAGTAGTAATCTGACAGAAGTGCCCAAGGAGACAAGTAGTGGACCTCTTCTGGTCCCCTACCAACCACAAAGACGTGCAAGTGACCTGGGTGGCACTGTAGACACGGGCAGTGCCGGTAGTGTAAGGAGCATTGCAGCCATGTTGGAAATGTCCTCCATTGGTGGGGGTCCCAAGGGTCTCGCTTTACAGAAGTCTGCAGGTCACTATCTGCAGGTAAGGTGGTTGTCATTGTGTCTTTGAGATGATGCTTAGTTTTTAGCATAGAAAGTATTTAGGCAATTTCTAGTTCAGTAAAACAAGATTGTTTCTCTTCAGG
The nucleotide sequence above comes from Carassius gibelio isolate Cgi1373 ecotype wild population from Czech Republic chromosome B3, carGib1.2-hapl.c, whole genome shotgun sequence. Encoded proteins:
- the caskin1 gene encoding caskin-1 isoform X2, producing MGKDQELLQAVKTEDLMTVQKILQRPKPGKAKLLGSAKKVNVNFQDTDGFSPLHHAALNGNVEVISLLLESQAIVDIRDQKGMRPLHYAAWQGKSEPMKLLLKSGSSVNGQSDEGQIPLHLAAQHGHYDVSEMLLQHQSNPCIVDNAGKTPLDLACEFGRVGVVQLLLSSNMCAALLEPKPGDSTDPNGTSPLHLAAKNGHIDIIRLLIQAGIDINRQTKAGTALHEAALCGKTDVVRLLLDSGINATVRNTYSQTALDIVYQFTATQASREIKQMLRDASAALQVRALKDYCNNYDLTSLNIKAGDVITVLEQHSDGRWKGCIHDNRTGNDRVGYFPSSLVEVISKRPGTAGSWSTVTCTQQYQKIQLCAPVCGPVSPAVAMVNGDSYHEIHILPPPPPPPPHSHLPLFTSFGYNRSPNTSGEPHSGQEAKNDQDLASSRGSESSPHGSPTPAGGSSEEIWVLRKPVAGGDRSSVGSSGSVASARSSGSGQSAGSGSILHAQAEGAKLLATVLSQSAKAKEHLLEQTKSLEHPSHMASNKGPSSRSQSLSSCPLHEQPYGEAVSQRKGEVLPEGKSSEAVIEWLSEFQLQVYAPNFISAGYDIPTISRMTPEDLTAIGVTKPGHRKKITSEINKITVNEWLPDQKPASLGEWLAMIGLSQYHQVLVKNGYENIDFITDITWEDLQEIGITKLGHQKKLMLAVKKLAEIQKASDGRNTLRKKSPVTQEVMAIESPPHDSGECMSPKMTTFQDSELSGELQAALTRPADVQNGAEMRTNSNLGAQHRARSLHESSMNKSRDTEEPSGPPKKEARTMRQSSQGGQRSVSSTQPKLNQSYPQGKGPPYTPPQTPTKAKPPTSQTESNPPSKQKPSSQLHQQTEKPMTPRAHPQSPTQRSHPHPASQPVETKEVAPQGPAVSVPLLCLPPEGDEVCDEYGLPKKRAHSLNRYAVSDGEQERDELNVPDSGGKYATVQNRVGRSNSMKGQADKNVNRSQSFALRQKKKGPPPPPPKRCSSAISSSSSNLTEVPKETSSGPLLVPYQPQRRASDLGGTVDTGSAGSVRSIAAMLEMSSIGGGPKGLALQKSAGHYLQVGTTGGKQRDAIGLDGEVVNRRRTISGPVTELVAAGKRGPQPEPEPLQDRQRNETQPSSSGSSAENLPFAEDGNLTIKQRPRQGKDETEEGLEMAYFFPQEDPSRVNATASLKRTVQSPRQQPNGTKFLLTESNTVKRRPKNKEKDTEELQDGQMPVPYENGTGTIKRRPVSEVTVSEQPRPQEHPENSPRRDSADLEGHVTESALRKSVKPPVSPKPVLAQHMKKQGPAAIIKKAPFPGPTGAPGSPGTTQCGPFSCPVFTQLFEGKKVPPPISPKPTPPPTAPKPSKNVLQSLNVTPNPTPTPSPAKQTVTRMASTASAQNNHPVKATTPPALSAKTPHTPQSPHTPQTPQTPQTPQTPQTPQTSGPPTPTPTPPPVKPPRSSISGVSMDSSAGSAFVTGVVTADAVHQKIEETSASLAAALQAVEEKIKEDGQKDSLAQNKSTVSILDDIGSMFDDLADQLDAMLE
- the caskin1 gene encoding caskin-1 isoform X5; amino-acid sequence: MGKDQELLQAVKTEDLMTVQKILQRPKPGKAKLLGSAKKVNVNFQDTDGFSPLHHAALNGNVEVISLLLESQAIVDIRDQKGMRPLHYAAWQGKSEPMKLLLKSGSSVNGQSDEGQIPLHLAAQHGHYDVSEMLLQHQSNPCIVDNAGKTPLDLACEFGRVGVVQLLLSSNMCAALLEPKPGDSTDPNGTSPLHLAAKNGHIDIIRLLIQAGIDINRQTKAGTALHEAALCGKTDVVRLLLDSGINATVRNTYSQTALDIVYQFTATQASREIKQMLRGKKRDASAALQVRALKDYCNNYDLTSLNIKAGDVITVLEQHSDGRWKGCIHDNRTGNDRVGYFPSSLVEVISKRPGTAGSWSTVTCTQQYQKIQLCAPVCGPVSPAVAMVNGDSYHEIHILPPPPPPPPHSHLPLFTSFGYNRSPNTSGEPHSGQEAKNDQDLASSRGSESSPHGSPTPAGGSSEEIWVLRKPVAGGDRSSVGSSGSVASARSSGSGQSAGSGSILHAQAEGAKLLATVLSQSAKAKEHLLEQTKSLEHPSHMASNKGPSSRSQSLSSCPLHEQPYGEAVSQRKGEVLPEGKSSEAVIEWLSEFQLQVYAPNFISAGYDIPTISRMTPEDLTAIGVTKPGHRKKITSEINKITVNEWLPDQKPASLGEWLAMIGLSQYHQVLVKNGYENIDFITDITWEDLQEIGITKLGHQKKLMLAVKKLAEIQKASDGRNTLRKKSPVTQEVMAIESPPHDSGECMSPKMTTFQDSELSGELQAALTRPADVQNGAEMRTNSNLGAQHRARSLHESSMNKSRDTEEPSGPPKKEARTMRQSSQGGQRSVSSTQPKLNQSYPQGKGPPYTPPQTPTKAKPPTSQTESNPPSKQKPSSQLHQQTEKPMTPRAHPQSPTQRSHPHPASQPVETKEVAPQGPAVSVPLLCLPPEGDEVCDEYGLPKKRAHSLNRYAVSDGEQERDELNVPDSGGKYATVQNRVGRSNSMKGQADKNVNRSQSFALRQKKKGPPPPPPKRCSSAISSSSSNLTEVPKETSSGPLLVPYQPQRRASDLGGTVDTGSAGSVRSIAAMLEMSSIGGGPKGLALQKSAGHYLQVGTTGGKQRDAIGLDGEVVNRRRTISGPVTELVAAGKRGPQPEPEPLQDRQRNETQPSSSGSSAENLPFAEDGNLTIKQRPRQGKDETEEGLEMAYFFPQEDPSRVNATASLKRTVQSPRQQPNGTKFLLTESNTVKRRPKNKEKDTEELQDGQMPVPYENGTGTIKRRPVSEVTVSEQPRPQEHPENSPRRDSADLEGHVTESALRKSVKPPVSPKPVLAQHMKKQGPAAIIKKAPFPGPTGAPGSPVEGKKVPPPISPKPTPPPTAPKPSKNVLQSLNVTPNPTPTPSPAKQTVTRMASTASAQNNHPVKATTPPALSAKTPHTPQSPHTPQTPQTPQTPQTPQTPQTSGPPTPTPTPPPVKPPRSSISGVSMDSSAGSAFVTGVVTADAVHQKIEETSASLAAALQAVEEKIKEDGQKDSLAQNKSTVSILDDIGSMFDDLADQLDAMLE
- the caskin1 gene encoding caskin-1 isoform X6, encoding MGKDQELLQAVKTEDLMTVQKILQRPKPGKAKLLGSAKKVNVNFQDTDGFSPLHHAALNGNVEVISLLLESQAIVDIRDQKGMRPLHYAAWQGKSEPMKLLLKSGSSVNGQSDEGQIPLHLAAQHGHYDVSEMLLQHQSNPCIVDNAGKTPLDLACEFGRVGVVQLLLSSNMCAALLEPKPGDSTDPNGTSPLHLAAKNGHIDIIRLLIQAGIDINRQTKAGTALHEAALCGKTDVVRLLLDSGINATVRNTYSQTALDIVYQFTATQASREIKQMLRDASAALQVRALKDYCNNYDLTSLNIKAGDVITVLEQHSDGRWKGCIHDNRTGNDRVGYFPSSLVEVISKRPGTAGSWSTVTCTQQYQKIQLCAPVCGPVSPAVAMVNGDSYHEIHILPPPPPPPPHSHLPLFTSFGYNRSPNTSGEPHSGQEAKNDQDLASSRGSESSPHGSPTPAGGSSEEIWVLRKPVAGGDRSSVGSSGSVASARSSGSGQSAGSGSILHAQAEGAKLLATVLSQSAKAKEHLLEQTKSLEHPSHMASNKGPSSRSQSLSSCPLHEQPYGEAVSQRKGEVLPEGKSSEAVIEWLSEFQLQVYAPNFISAGYDIPTISRMTPEDLTAIGVTKPGHRKKITSEINKITVNEWLPDQKPASLGEWLAMIGLSQYHQVLVKNGYENIDFITDITWEDLQEIGITKLGHQKKLMLAVKKLAEIQKASDGRNTLRKKSPVTQEVMAIESPPHDSGECMSPKMTTFQDSELSGELQAALTRPADVQNGAEMRTNSNLGAQHRARSLHESSMNKSRDTEEPSGPPKKEARTMRQSSQGGQRSVSSTQPKLNQSYPQGKGPPYTPPQTPTKAKPPTSQTESNPPSKQKPSSQLHQQTEKPMTPRAHPQSPTQRSHPHPASQPVETKEVAPQGPAVSVPLLCLPPEGDEVCDEYGLPKKRAHSLNRYAVSDGEQERDELNVPDSGGKYATVQNRVGRSNSMKGQADKNVNRSQSFALRQKKKGPPPPPPKRCSSAISSSSSNLTEVPKETSSGPLLVPYQPQRRASDLGGTVDTGSAGSVRSIAAMLEMSSIGGGPKGLALQKSAGHYLQVGTTGGKQRDAIGLDGEVVNRRRTISGPVTELVAAGKRGPQPEPEPLQDRQRNETQPSSSGSSAENLPFAEDGNLTIKQRPRQGKDETEEGLEMAYFFPQEDPSRVNATASLKRTVQSPRQQPNGTKFLLTESNTVKRRPKNKEKDTEELQDGQMPVPYENGTGTIKRRPVSEVTVSEQPRPQEHPENSPRRDSADLEGHVTESALRKSVKPPVSPKPVLAQHMKKQGPAAIIKKAPFPGPTGAPGSPVEGKKVPPPISPKPTPPPTAPKPSKNVLQSLNVTPNPTPTPSPAKQTVTRMASTASAQNNHPVKATTPPALSAKTPHTPQSPHTPQTPQTPQTPQTPQTPQTSGPPTPTPTPPPVKPPRSSISGVSMDSSAGSAFVTGVVTADAVHQKIEETSASLAAALQAVEEKIKEDGQKDSLAQNKSTVSILDDIGSMFDDLADQLDAMLE